The proteins below are encoded in one region of Engystomops pustulosus chromosome 8, aEngPut4.maternal, whole genome shotgun sequence:
- the ARL4C gene encoding ADP-ribosylation factor-like protein 4C: protein MGNISSNISSFQSLHIVMLGLDSAGKTTVLYRLKFNEFVNTVPTIGFNTERIRLSNGAAKGISCHFWDVGGQEKLRPLWKSYSRCTDGIIYVVDSVDSDRLEEAKTELHKVTKFAENQGTPLLVIANKQDLPKSLAVAEIERQLALQELSPSTPYHVQPACAIIGEGLTEGMDKLYEMILKRRKTLKQKKKQQR from the coding sequence ATGGGGAACATCTCCTCCAACATCTCCTCCTTCCAGTCTCTCCACATTGTCATGCTCGGCCTGGACTCTGCCGGGAAGACCACCGTATTATATCGGCTCAAGTTCAATGAGTTTGTCAACACGGTGCCCACCATCGGCTTCAACACGGAGAGGATACGGCTGAGCAATGGGGCGGCCAAGGGGATCAGCTGTCACTTCTGGGATGTGGGGGGTCAGGAGAAGCTGCGCCCCCTATGGAAGTCCTACAGCCGATGTACAGACGGGATCATCTATGTGGTGGACTCTGTGGACTCAGATCGGCTGGAGGAGGCTAAGACTGAGCTGCATAAAGTCACTAAGTTTGCAGAGAACCAGGGAACCCCACTTTTGGTCATTGCCAACAAACAGGATTTACCCAAATCCCTGGCAGTGGCTGAGATTGAAAGACAGCTGGCACTGCAAGAACTGAGCCCATCCACCCCTTACCATGTCCAGCCTGCCTGTGCCATCATTGGAGAGGGGCTCACAGAGGGCATGGATAAACTCTATGAGATGATCCTCAAGAGAAGGAAGACCCTCAAACAGAAAAAGAAGCAGCAGCGGTAA